One Deltaproteobacteria bacterium genomic window carries:
- a CDS encoding ABC transporter permease subunit (The N-terminal region of this protein, as described by TIGR01726, is a three transmembrane segment that identifies a subfamily of ABC transporter permease subunits, which specificities that include histidine, arginine, glutamine, glutamate, L-cystine (sic), the opines (in Agrobacterium) octopine and nopaline, etc.) — translation MSRAADDSLASVRARGTLRWGGDIQGGEPYAFQDPSDSSRLVGFEVEIADAIARRLGVRAEFVQNDWQNLIPSLERGDFDMAMNGIEVTPARAARVSFTRSYYAFTETLVVRRDNSTVRGLADLRGQRVGTLNGSFGLDLIKQAPGVEAVLYEGVEEPYIDLEQGRLSGVVLDNIIANRYGLVRASLRAAATVGEGVYAIAVRPADRTLRQALDDALAAMAREGELQAILTHWQLWDARQAALATAETAPALPSTTVNATLTGAHVVLFLRGAGFTIIISLLAMALAVAGGLILSITRRYGGVVVRSVAGVYVEVLRGTPVLLQLYVLYYGLAPVLRLNAFTAAVVGLGMNYAAYESELYRAGLDAVPIGQTEAALSLGMSRGLTLRRIVLPQALRVALPGIANDFIALLKDSSLVSVITVVELTKQMTITAVDVRGWFAPGLLCAALYLALSYPLSRLARRLERRLLPVPT, via the coding sequence ATGAGCCGCGCGGCCGACGACAGCCTGGCGTCGGTGCGCGCGCGCGGTACGCTGCGTTGGGGCGGCGACATTCAAGGCGGCGAGCCGTACGCGTTTCAAGATCCGTCCGACTCGTCTCGACTAGTCGGCTTCGAAGTTGAGATCGCCGACGCGATCGCGCGCCGGCTCGGCGTACGGGCTGAGTTCGTGCAAAACGACTGGCAGAATCTCATTCCCTCGCTCGAACGCGGCGACTTCGACATGGCGATGAATGGCATCGAGGTCACGCCCGCGCGTGCGGCACGCGTGAGCTTCACCCGTTCGTACTACGCGTTCACCGAAACGTTGGTGGTGCGGCGTGACAACTCGACGGTGCGCGGTCTCGCCGATCTCCGGGGGCAACGGGTGGGCACCTTGAACGGCTCGTTCGGTCTCGATCTCATCAAGCAAGCGCCCGGCGTCGAGGCGGTGTTGTACGAAGGGGTCGAGGAGCCGTACATCGATCTCGAACAAGGCCGCCTCAGCGGCGTGGTGCTCGACAACATTATCGCTAATCGCTACGGCCTGGTGCGCGCGAGTCTGCGCGCCGCCGCCACCGTCGGCGAGGGCGTGTACGCGATCGCCGTGCGGCCGGCAGACCGCACGCTGCGGCAGGCGTTGGACGACGCGCTTGCCGCGATGGCTCGCGAGGGCGAGTTGCAGGCGATTCTCACGCACTGGCAGTTGTGGGACGCGCGCCAAGCGGCGCTGGCGACCGCCGAGACAGCGCCGGCGTTGCCGAGCACGACGGTGAATGCGACGCTGACTGGTGCGCACGTGGTCCTGTTTCTCCGTGGCGCCGGCTTCACCATCATCATCTCGTTGTTGGCGATGGCGTTGGCAGTGGCCGGCGGCCTGATCCTCAGCATCACCCGCCGGTACGGTGGCGTGGTCGTTCGCTCGGTTGCCGGTGTCTACGTCGAAGTGCTGCGCGGCACGCCGGTGCTGTTGCAACTCTACGTACTCTATTACGGCCTCGCACCGGTGCTACGGCTCAATGCGTTCACCGCGGCGGTGGTTGGACTCGGCATGAACTACGCGGCGTACGAATCGGAACTGTATCGCGCCGGGCTCGACGCGGTGCCGATCGGGCAGACCGAAGCGGCGTTGTCGCTGGGGATGTCGCGCGGGCTGACGCTGCGTCGCATCGTGCTGCCGCAGGCCTTGCGCGTCGCGCTCCCGGGGATCGCGAACGACTTCATCGCGCTGCTCAAGGACTCGTCGTTGGTCTCCGTCATCACCGTGGTCGAATTGACCAAGCAGATGACGATCACCGCCGTCGATGTGCGCGGCTGGTTCGCCCCGGGGCTGTTGTGTGCGGCGTTGTATCTCGCGTTGAGCTATCCGCTCTCGCGTCTGGCACGCCGCCTCGAGCGGCGCTTGCTGCCGGTGCCGACATGA